The following DNA comes from Methanothrix sp..
CGCAACCGCGGCCGGTATCTGCGCCAGAGGATGCCTCAGGAGGGAAAGGATATTGCCATTGATGCCACCATTCGTGCCGCTGCCCCCTATCAAAAGGTCAGGTCCGGCCCCAATGCCATCATTGTGAGGGGCGAGGACATAAGGGAGAAGGAGAGGGTGGGCAAGACCTCCGCAGTAGTCCTCTTCGTGGTGGATGCCAGCGGATCCATGGGGGCCAATCAGAGGATGGAGAGCGCCAAGGGTGCAGTCCTCTCCCTGCTGATGGACTCCTATCAGAAGAGGGACAAGATCGGCATGATCGCCTTCAAAGGAAAAGAAGCCGAGATCATACTCCCCCCCTGCAGCAGCGTGGACCTGGCCCTTGGCCGCTTGCAAGAGCTCCCCACCGGGGGCAAGACACCCCTATCCTCCGGCCTCTCCCGGGCTTTGCAGCTCCTGCAAGGCGAGCTGAGAAAGGATGAGGAGAGCAAACTGATGATGGTTCTCATCTCCGATGGCAGGGCCAATGAGGGAATGGGTGGAAAGATCAAAGACGAGCTGATGGAGATCTCAGAGAGGATAAAGCACCTGGGGATTCATACCATCGTCATCGATACGGAGGTCGTGGAAAGCTCCTTTCTGGATATGCGCCTGGGCTACTGTCATCAGATCGCTGATAGGTGCCAGGGAAAGTATTATCCCCTATCCAGCTTAACCCCCGAGTCCCTGCTCAGGATTGTAGATGAAGAGCAGAGGCTTCTGTTCGATGATGCTGCCATAAATGAGTATGCTACAACGTAATGCGATGATCGAGATATCGGGCCTGAGCAAGGTGTACTCGGGGAAGAAGGTGGTAGATGACCTGGATCTTGAGGTCGCCCGGGGAGAGCTCTTCGGCTTCCTGGGGCCAAATGGCGCGGGCAAGACCACCACCATTCGCATCCTCACCACCCTCACCAAGCCCTCGTCCGGACGGGTTTTCGTCAATGGCATCGATGTGGCAAAGGACCCGTCCAGGGTGAAGTCGGAGTTTGGCGTGGTTCAGCAGCATTTGAGCCTGAACCGGGATCTGACCATAGGTGAGAACCTGGAGCTTCATGCCCGGCTGCACCACCTTCCATCCAAAAAACGAGAAGAGAGGATAGCAGAACTGCTCGATTATGTGGGGCTGTCCGATCACTCTGATCAGCTCATCGATAGCATATCCGGAGGGATGAAGAGAAGGGCCATGATCGCCCGGGCTCTCATTCACAGGCCCAAGCTCCTCTTCCTGGATGAGCCGACGGTGGGATTGGATGCCCAAACCAGACGCCGGGTCTGGGATCTCATCCGCAGGATGAACTCTGAGGGGGCGACGGTCTTCCTGACCACCCATTACATCGAAGAGGCCGAGGCCTTGTGTCAGCGGGTTGGAGTCCTTCATCACGGCCGGCTCATAGCCCTGGGAGCTCCTTTAGAGCTCAGAAGGAAGCTGGGAATGGTGGCCGTGGAGGTGCAAGGGGAGGCAAATGGCACAACTTACAGCTACTTTCCGGATCGGTCAAGCGCCTCCCAGTTTATTCAGGATCTGCCAGGCTCAGAGAGGGTGATCATGCGACAGTCCAACCTGGAGGATGTGTTCATTGAGCTGACAGGCGAAAGGGTGATGGGAGAGTAGCATGATCGATGCCTTCAGCATACTCTGGTCGGACCTGGCAGCGCTCAGGCGGCGCTGGCCTCGCTATCTTCTCACCACTCTGATGAGCCCTCTTCTCTATCTGGTGGCCTTTGGCTGGGGCCTGGGTCGGGGGATAGATATGAACGGAACCAATTATCTTGATTTCGTGATACCGGGAATCATCGCTCTGACCGCCATGACCACCAGCTTCAATGGGGCCGGCACCAGGCTCAATGTCGATCGCCTCTATTTCAAGAGCTTTGATGAATGCCTCATGGCCCCGGTGGGACTGCCCTCCATTCTCCTGGGGAAGGCCCTGATCGGGGTGGTGAGGGGTTTATTGAGCTCAGTAGCGTTCTTGTTGGTGGCCTTTCTCATCGCCAGGCATATCCATATCACTCTGCCGTTTCTGATCGGGCTGCTGCTGAGCTGCCTTACATTTGCCTTTCTGGGGGTGTTGGCGGCACTGCTGGCCCGCTCTCACGAGGATATGGCCACATTCGGCAGCCTGATTCTGATGCCTATGACCTTTCTGGGCGGCACCTTCTTCTCCGTCTCCCAGGTCCCATTAGGGCTGAAGATGGCCCTGTATGCCCTGCCCCTCACCCACTCCAGCCAGTTTCTGAGGGCGGCGGCATTGGATCAGCCGCTTCCCTGGTCATCTTTTCTGGTTCTCTTCCTCTTCTTCCTGCTGTTTTTAGGTGGAGGGATGATGGCCCTTCGGAGGATGAGCGTTTAGCAGGCCCGGCTGGAAGGGGTCATCTCATGGAGGGATGAGCTCGCCCCTCTTCTCCTTGAACCTTATGAGATGAGAGAGAAGATCGTTACAGGGGGTTGAGATCCCGCTCTCCCTGCCCAGGCGGGAGATGGCCCCGTTCAGGGCCTCGATCTCCGTCCTCCTTCCTGCGAGGATGTCCTGCAGCATGCTGGCGCGGTGATCACTGGTGGGCGGGAGCTGTTTTTCCAGCAGAAAGTGGTAGTACTCTTCTGCATCCTTATGGGGTAGGGTGACATCCCGGGCCCGGCAGACCTGAAATATCTCCTCTATTATCCCCCGGATGATCATCCTGGTCTCCTCGTTCTCCCCCAGCCGGCCGTAGGGAACCTCTAAGATGGCACCCAGGGGGTTGAGAGAGCAGTTGTAGAGCACCTTTCCCCACAGAGCTGACCAGATCTCCTCCCTTGTTACCACCCTGGCCGGGATGCCGGAGAGCCGGAGGTCCTCTTCCAGCGACTGCAAGAGCTGCCGGTTCACCGGGCAGAAGGGCTCTCCCAAGAGGACGTCGTCTGCATTCACAGTGACCTTTGCCAGGCCAGGCCTGGGAATCTCCGCCCCGAAGATCACCCGCGCCCCGACTGTACGCCCCTCGCCCACAAATCTGGCGATCGTCTCCCAGTTGCCCAGGCCGTTCTGGATGGAGACCATGATCCCATCCTCTGACAGGAGAGGGGCCGCCTCTCTGGCTGCATCCAGGGTGTCCTTGGATTTGACTGCGAGGAGGATGGTCGAGAACCTCCCCGCCTCGCTCTTGGGATCGGAGAGAGTCCTGATCTCCTCTTTGGGGACGAGATGCTCTCCCCAGATCCCTCTGATCCCCAACCCCTCCTGCTGCACGGCTCGAAAATGAGCTCCCCGGCCGGCAAGGGTTACATCTCTCCCGATCTTGTGCAGAAAGCCCCCCAGAACGCTGCCGATGGCTCCTGTGCCGAAGACGAGATAGGTAGGGCTCTGGATCTCATTCATTGGGGATCGATCTGTGCGAACGATTTAAGAGGATTTCGAAGATGAAGCGGGCATTGAATGCGAGATTCTCAAGCCGCCGCCTTGATGGTCTCATTTACATTCCATTCCATTCCATTCCATTCACCATTTGCGCCCGCCCGGCCCGATGAGGCTCTCCTGCTAGCCCCCCCGGCCAGCTCATGAGTATGCCTCCAGTGTTCTTTGGGCGCCCTCCTTCATCTTCTGTTTGGCCTTTCCCCGGCCTTTTGCTGAAGCCCCCGGCATCTCATAAAAGCAGAACATCCTGTCGGCCAGCTCGGCCATCCTCTGCAGGTGTGGATCAAGAGCCGGTGCATAGAGCAGGACTGTCGCCTCTCTGGAGGTCTGGCGCAGATGCTGGGCGATGCATTCCACCATCTCTCCTGCATCCTGGTAGAGCATAGGATCATGCTCGATGATCAGGAAGCTGTGGCGGTTCTCATCCAGGATGGTCATGAGCTGGAAGGAGGTGAAGGCCCGGCGGACCTCCAGCTCGGTGATGTTGCGATCCAGCCGGCTGAGAATGCGGGAGTAGTTGCCAGGGATGTAGAGGGTCCTGTAGCGCTGCAGATCGATGTGGCTGTTCAGGGCACAGACCAGCATCTGTACCGGGGCGACCAGGACATTGAATGTCTCTTCCAGCAGGGAGACTGCCGGATGGAGTTCGATTTCCATGGATGAGTACGGGGTGCTTGCAGAGATTAAAGGCCAAGCTGTGTGCGGGGTGAATGTGAGACCTCCCTCGGGAGCCTGTAGATACTCTCACAGCTGGGAACTGACAGGCTCTACGGCCCCGTCGAAAACGGTCACAGCTTCTTCGTTCCTTCCCAGGGCGGAAAGAGCCCAGCGATGGTTATATAAAGTCATAAGTTTCGGGGCTATACACGTGGCGCAATCTCTCATAATCGCTTTATATTATGAGTGTGTACATAAAGTGAAATGGACAGTGGATCCAAGTTAAGGAAATTGATTGCTTCATATGGCGATAAAGAGGAATTCTTGAGAGCTGCAGAAGAGATTATCGAAGAAGAAGAACTGAAGAGGAACAATCTCTTAGCTAGGGATTTAAGAAATATGCTTTATCGTCCAAACAGTTCTATTAATAGTTTTAAATCTTTGAAAATACCCGTTGATAATGAGAGAAGGTTACCATTATTGGAAATAAAGAAATTTAAGAAAGATTGGACAGATCTGGTCGTAACAACTAAGATTCGCAATTCATTAGAGAGTATTATTGAGGAGAATAATAAAAGGGAAATATTAAGTGTTTATGGCCTTAAACCTAAACAAACTCTCTTATTCTTTGGTCCGCCTGGTTGCGGAAAAACACTAACAGCACAAGTATTAAGTGGGATCTTAGGATACCCTATGGTTTATATAAGGTTTGATGGAGTTATATCGTCTTATCTTGGAGAAACAGCCGGAAATCTGAGAAAGATATTTGACTTTATAAGAGATGGTAGATGGATAATCTTTTTTGATGAATTTGATGTTATCGGTAAGCAACGTGACGATCCTTTTGAGCACGGAGAGATGAAAAGGGTTGTCAATAATTTCCTCCAAATGATAGATAATCATTCAAGCGAATCTATAATAATATGTGCAACAAACCATCAGCATTTATTAGATCCTGCACTTTGGAGAAGATTCGATGATATAATTTTATTTGATATTCCTAATAAAGAAAATAGAATCAAATTAATCAAACGCAACCTGCGATCTGTCCGAACTACATCAATGGATTATCATTTACTTGCCGACAATATGAAAGGAATGTCCCCTGCCGATATCGAGATGGTTTGTTTAAACGCTATAAAAGGAATATATTAGATAACAAGGGCACTATTTCAATGGATGATATTAATAAGCAATTGTCAAACCAGAAAAAAAGAATAACATATCAGAAAAATTATATAAAGTTAAAAGACTAATGCAGGAACTTCCACACTTACCGTTAATCAAGCTAGAATCAGACTTGCCAAGGAGTAGAAGGCGCGGGCGTCCAGACAGTGATATTACTCCTAGAGGGCCTAAAGAGAGAGAAAAATTCAGAGAGAAGGCACGCGAAGACTGTGATAAAATATTCAAAGAATTTCAGCAGCTACAAGAACAATATAAAGGTCACATAGATCCAGCTCTTATATATCGGATCGATCTAAAGGGTTCTGTAAAATCCAGCGAAATTGAGCGACTTGGTCTAAAAATATTATCTGTAGTTGATAAGAAAGCTATTATAGTATTTTCTTCGAATAAACATTTCGATGATTTTTATGATAAATTGGATGAATATGTTACTGATTCTGCAAGAAGAAAATACCCCTTTTTAGATGCATTCATCGATCTGGAAAAAATTGATGAAAAAACTAAGAAGGGACCTCATTTATCATCATATTTATCTTCAAAAGAAAAAGCAATTGTAGATGTCGAATTTTGGTTCCTCGGAGAAGATAGAGATTCTGTCCGACAAATGGATAAATGGTCTCGCGAACTAAGAAATATTGTTATTTACAATGGGGGTAAATGGCTCAGCAAATTAAAAACCGGATCTTTTTATGTAATGAGAATGGAATTAAACACGGAATTGATTGATGAGATCATTAAGTTGCCCCAAATAGCATCGATCGACATACCGCCAAGAACTAAGCTATCTATTGCACAAATCAAAGAAGAATCCATAAGAGATTTCGATATCATAGAACCTTCGCTGGATGCTACTGGCGTCTTGGTAATTGACTCAGGAATTACCTCAGGACACCCTCTTCTGGAAAGAGCTGTTGGAGAAGCAAAATCTTTTTTGCGCGGAAAATCTCCGATTGATGAATGTGGACATGGAACATCTATCGCAGGATTATCACTATATGGCGATCTTGTTCAATGTATCAGTGATAAAAAGTTCTATCCAGATTGTTGGTTATTTTCTGCAAGAGTTCTTGATGAAAATGGTGAATATGATAATCAGAAAATGATAGAGTCTCAATTTTTAAAATCATTGAATGTATTTTTGCGCCAATATCCCCAGATTAAAGTTATTAATCTCTCTATTGGTAATGAAAACGATATTATAGGTATTGGAAAGCGTCAATTTAGGTGGGCTTCATTAATTGATGATACATTGTATGAGCTGTCTGCGATCGGTAGAGACATAATAATAGTTATACCTTCTGGGAATTTCGGTCGTGAGCCTCTAATGGGTTTGAGTTTTGTAATATGGAAAAGTCAAGAGTTCCTGCAAGCTCCAGACATGATCGATTAAGCCAGCTTGCTTCGCGGGACTATTGAACTTCGTTATGCCCATCTCATTTCTATATTTTAGAGCACGATGCTTTCGGCAGTAGTTGAAGTGCGCGAAATATAGGGTCATTTGGTTATTCAATTCTGCAGTCTCCTTAGAGAAACCTATGGTTTTCCTTGATATGCGGTTATTATCTTGTCTGCATGTCAGGTTTTGCCGTTCAATGTAGCTGGTAGATATCATTTTGTGGTCTATATCTTTGCCAAATATGATTCTCTTGACCACTTTTTTAGTCTACCGTTGACCCTCATTTTAATGACTTGAGCATATTGTAATAGTTCATCTACGATTAATTTAGGACTTCGAGGTCGCCCTCGCTTGCCTGTTGGTGCGAACGGCTGTAGTTTTCCATATTGCTTTCGAAGAGCTGCTGCATATAGTCTTAATCCATCTGTCACAAAGAGCGGCATTGATCTGAGTCTTTTGGCAGTATTTGAAACGAGCTGATCTGCATTTTCCTGAGATCGCTCACCGATAACATGTGAAAGCACCAACCTGCAATTTGCAGCCATGCTTATCCAGATCCAAGTTCCTTTATCTTCGTATTCACCTTCTCTGGGTAGTGTTTTTTCCCCAAAAGTCCATGCCTCGTCCATCTCTACCTTTGGGGTCTCTACATCCTTCAAGACAACTTCATTGACTTTTTCACTATGCTTTGCTGCTTTCGAGATCCAAGTGCTTACAGTAGATGGTTTTGACTCAAGGATCTCAGCTATTCCTAAGACACTCATTCCACGCATGGCCATTTTTAGAGCCAGCTTGATCTTTTCTTCGTTTGTTCTTGTGTCATAGAATGCAGTGTTAGTTCTATCACAGAATCTGGTACCACATGTGTGGCAAATATATTTCCTGACCTTGCCGGAGCTTATCTTGTAAGTTCCGTACACAGTGACGTTTCTTTTCCCAGCAATTCCAAATAGATTGCACTGCTCATTCGGGCATGCTACATCCAAGAATCGAGGCTTTGGACCTCTTTTGCCCATTTTGCTACACCCCATGTAGCATATAGGAATAGGTTATATAAATAACAGCCGATTGTAGATTCACGACCGGAATTTCAGTAGTGATGATTATAATGACTATCCTCATTGTTTATTCAATGATGAATCGAAGCTGATCAATCCTTCAACAGCAGCATTAGCCATTACCGTTGGGTCCATTAGTCCAGGTCTGAAATCGATTGATCCAGCACGTCGTCCTATAGCAAAGCACCCAGGCTTTCCGTCACCGTTCACACGAACTGGACCTGGATTGGGGGGAATGATCAAGCCAGATCTTGTTGAAGTGGGCGGTGACTGGGTATATCCGGCTGATGAAGATCCATCAATTGGGGTAGTTACGGCGAATAAAGATTTCATTATAAGTAGCCCCTTTGTCGTCGAGAATGGAACCAGTTTTTCAAGTGCGAAAATTTCGAATCTTATAGCCAAATTATGGAATCAATTTCCTTCGGCGTCTGCAAACTTAATAAAGGCACTAATAATATCTTCTTGTTCTCATCCTGAAAAATTCTCTCCTAGGGATGGACAAACTACTTTTGAGTGTTCTTCGCCTCTATGCTATCGGCCAGCATTTGATGAAGGAAAAGTCAACGCCATCTATGGACATGGACGGCCAAATATTATTCAGGCAAGTTCATCGGATCTAAACCGCGTCGTTTTGCTCGATGAATCTACAATAAAGTTGGATTCTGCTAGATTTTATGAAATTCCTCTTCCAAATAATTATTATTCTACAAGGGGTGATAGAGAGCTTTCCGTTGCTCTTTGTTTTGATCCCAGGACAAAGAGAACTAGAGGGGATTCTTATCTTGGCTGTACAATGGAATTTAGATTGCATAGAGGGGCCTCCCTTAGCGCATTAAAAGCAAAATATACAAATCTAGACGATGTCAAGTCTGAAGAGGCGCACCTGAAGGAAATATCCCTCTTGCCAGGACCGCAAGCAAGAAGCAAAGGATGCACACAAAAGGGCTCTATAATCCTAAAGAATCCACGATTTTCGGATGAAAAACTTCAATTGGCATTAATATGCCGCGACAAATGGATTGATGACCCTGCATATGAACAAAAATATGCAGTAGTAGTAAGGGTAGCACACAAATACTCGGTTGACTTGTATACTCCTATAAAATCAAAGATCGATATTAGATTACGCATGAGGGCCCGGGTTTAAAGCAGATCACTAAAAACTGCAGTTCTGTGAATTCTTGACTTGACGACGGCTCCAGCTCGTTCGTCCGTGGATGGATCTGCACGACGCATAATCTCTTGCGCAGGATTCAAGAAATATCGCCATTTTCAAGTAAAAGATGTAGGCTCTGCAGAATAGAGCAGATCTCATAATTTCTATCGTGCTTGGCTTGTAGGCCCGGCTCAAGGCCCATCCTTCACCCTCACCACCTCAATTCCCGCCTGCTCGAGGAATTTCAAGGCCGTCTGGTCGGGATAGGAGTGATGATAGACCACCTTTCTCACACCCGCATTGATCATCATCTTGGCGCAGAGGATGCAGGGCTGGTGGGTGCAGTATAGCGTCGCTCCCTCGATGGATATGCCGTGCATCGCCGCCTGGATGATGGCGTTCTGCTCTGCATGCACCGCCCGGCACAACTCATGGTGAGTGCCGCTCTGGACATTCTCCCGCGCGCAGCCCACTGTATCGCAGTGCTCAAGGCCCGCAGGCGCGCCGTTGTATCCTGTGGTCAGTATCCTCTTGTTCTTCACAAAGAGGGCCCCCACCTGATTGCGCAGACAGGTGGAACGCTTGGCCACCACCATGGCGATCTCCATGAAGTACTCATCCAGGCCGGGACGCTCGATTGAGGGCATCATCCTGGATAGCTCTCCTCTTTATTAATAAGCCCTCTTGGAGACCTCCGGCTGCCAGGGGAGAACGGAAGCTTAATATCCCCTCTTAGCATCGATTGCTCCATATGTCTATTCACTGGGCGGATGTCATAGCCGAGAGGCTGGAAGGCTCTGGCCCCCATACCATCGCTACAGGCATCACCCCCTCCGGACCGGTTCACATCGGCAATATGCGCGAGGTCATGACTGCAGAGGCGGTCTATCGCGCTCTTCTGGACAGAGGGGTGGAAGTGCGTCTGATATACATCGCCGATAACTTCGACCGCTTGCGCAGGCTCTATCCCTTCCTGCCGGAGAGCTTCAAGGAGCACATCGGCAAGCCGCTCTCAGAGATCCCTTGCCCCGAGGGCTGCTGCGCCAGCTATGCAGATCACTTTTTAAATCCCTTCCT
Coding sequences within:
- a CDS encoding ABC transporter ATP-binding protein; translation: MIEISGLSKVYSGKKVVDDLDLEVARGELFGFLGPNGAGKTTTIRILTTLTKPSSGRVFVNGIDVAKDPSRVKSEFGVVQQHLSLNRDLTIGENLELHARLHHLPSKKREERIAELLDYVGLSDHSDQLIDSISGGMKRRAMIARALIHRPKLLFLDEPTVGLDAQTRRRVWDLIRRMNSEGATVFLTTHYIEEAEALCQRVGVLHHGRLIALGAPLELRRKLGMVAVEVQGEANGTTYSYFPDRSSASQFIQDLPGSERVIMRQSNLEDVFIELTGERVMGE
- a CDS encoding ABC transporter permease is translated as MIDAFSILWSDLAALRRRWPRYLLTTLMSPLLYLVAFGWGLGRGIDMNGTNYLDFVIPGIIALTAMTTSFNGAGTRLNVDRLYFKSFDECLMAPVGLPSILLGKALIGVVRGLLSSVAFLLVAFLIARHIHITLPFLIGLLLSCLTFAFLGVLAALLARSHEDMATFGSLILMPMTFLGGTFFSVSQVPLGLKMALYALPLTHSSQFLRAAALDQPLPWSSFLVLFLFFLLFLGGGMMALRRMSV
- a CDS encoding ketopantoate reductase family protein yields the protein MNEIQSPTYLVFGTGAIGSVLGGFLHKIGRDVTLAGRGAHFRAVQQEGLGIRGIWGEHLVPKEEIRTLSDPKSEAGRFSTILLAVKSKDTLDAAREAAPLLSEDGIMVSIQNGLGNWETIARFVGEGRTVGARVIFGAEIPRPGLAKVTVNADDVLLGEPFCPVNRQLLQSLEEDLRLSGIPARVVTREEIWSALWGKVLYNCSLNPLGAILEVPYGRLGENEETRMIIRGIIEEIFQVCRARDVTLPHKDAEEYYHFLLEKQLPPTSDHRASMLQDILAGRRTEIEALNGAISRLGRESGISTPCNDLLSHLIRFKEKRGELIPP
- a CDS encoding AAA family ATPase encodes the protein MDSGSKLRKLIASYGDKEEFLRAAEEIIEEEELKRNNLLARDLRNMLYRPNSSINSFKSLKIPVDNERRLPLLEIKKFKKDWTDLVVTTKIRNSLESIIEENNKREILSVYGLKPKQTLLFFGPPGCGKTLTAQVLSGILGYPMVYIRFDGVISSYLGETAGNLRKIFDFIRDGRWIIFFDEFDVIGKQRDDPFEHGEMKRVVNNFLQMIDNHSSESIIICATNHQHLLDPALWRRFDDIILFDIPNKENRIKLIKRNLRSVRTTSMDYHLLADNMKGMSPADIEMVCLNAIKGIY
- a CDS encoding S8 family serine peptidase; this encodes MQELPHLPLIKLESDLPRSRRRGRPDSDITPRGPKEREKFREKAREDCDKIFKEFQQLQEQYKGHIDPALIYRIDLKGSVKSSEIERLGLKILSVVDKKAIIVFSSNKHFDDFYDKLDEYVTDSARRKYPFLDAFIDLEKIDEKTKKGPHLSSYLSSKEKAIVDVEFWFLGEDRDSVRQMDKWSRELRNIVIYNGGKWLSKLKTGSFYVMRMELNTELIDEIIKLPQIASIDIPPRTKLSIAQIKEESIRDFDIIEPSLDATGVLVIDSGITSGHPLLERAVGEAKSFLRGKSPIDECGHGTSIAGLSLYGDLVQCISDKKFYPDCWLFSARVLDENGEYDNQKMIESQFLKSLNVFLRQYPQIKVINLSIGNENDIIGIGKRQFRWASLIDDTLYELSAIGRDIIIVIPSGNFGREPLMGLSFVIWKSQEFLQAPDMID
- a CDS encoding IS1 family transposase (programmed frameshift), whose translation is MGKRGPKPRFLDVACPNEQCNLFGIAGKRNVTVYGTYKISSGKVRKYICHTCGTRFCDRTNTAFYDTRTNEEKIKLALKMAMRGMSVLGIAEILESKPSTVSTWISKAAKHSEKVNEVVLKDVETPKVEMDEAWTFGEKTLPREGEYEDKGTWIWISMAANCRLVLSHVIGERSQENADQLVSNTAKRLRSMPLFVTDGLRLYAAALRKQYGKLQPFAPTGKRGRPRSPKLIVDELLQYAQVIKMRVNGRLKKVVKRIIFGKDIDHKMISTSYIERQNLTCRQDNNRISRKTIGFSKETAELNNQMTLYFAHFNYCRKHRALKYRNEMGITKFNSPAKQAGLIDHVWSLQELLTFPYYKTQTH
- a CDS encoding S8 family serine peptidase, which codes for MHDRNFSSDDYNDYPHCLFNDESKLINPSTAALAITVGSISPGLKSIDPARRPIAKHPGFPSPFTRTGPGLGGMIKPDLVEVGGDWVYPADEDPSIGVVTANKDFIISSPFVVENGTSFSSAKISNLIAKLWNQFPSASANLIKALIISSCSHPEKFSPRDGQTTFECSSPLCYRPAFDEGKVNAIYGHGRPNIIQASSSDLNRVVLLDESTIKLDSARFYEIPLPNNYYSTRGDRELSVALCFDPRTKRTRGDSYLGCTMEFRLHRGASLSALKAKYTNLDDVKSEEAHLKEISLLPGPQARSKGCTQKGSIILKNPRFSDEKLQLALICRDKWIDDPAYEQKYAVVVRVAHKYSVDLYTPIKSKIDIRLRMRARV
- a CDS encoding dCMP deaminase family protein; this encodes MPSIERPGLDEYFMEIAMVVAKRSTCLRNQVGALFVKNKRILTTGYNGAPAGLEHCDTVGCARENVQSGTHHELCRAVHAEQNAIIQAAMHGISIEGATLYCTHQPCILCAKMMINAGVRKVVYHHSYPDQTALKFLEQAGIEVVRVKDGP